A window of the Cystobacter fuscus genome harbors these coding sequences:
- a CDS encoding VOC family protein, whose product MLPLRVCIDVADLDRALAFYTQALGLTPGRRQGSDWAELLGASSPIDLLARPSGSPPHPGASSPRDYRRHWTPVHLDFTVTDLDAAVLRAQAAGATVDTGIQAFPWGRMANLADPFGHGFCLLEFHGRGYDALADP is encoded by the coding sequence ATGCTCCCACTGCGTGTCTGCATCGATGTCGCCGATCTCGACCGGGCCCTCGCCTTCTACACCCAGGCCCTCGGTCTGACGCCGGGCCGCCGCCAGGGCTCCGACTGGGCCGAGCTGCTCGGGGCCTCCTCCCCCATCGATCTGCTCGCCAGGCCCTCCGGAAGCCCACCCCACCCGGGCGCTTCCTCCCCGCGCGACTACCGCCGGCACTGGACCCCCGTCCACCTGGACTTCACCGTCACCGACCTCGACGCCGCCGTGCTCCGCGCCCAGGCCGCCGGAGCCACCGTCGACACCGGCATCCAGGCGTTTCCCTGGGGCCGCATGGCCAACCTCGCGGACCCCTTCGGCCATGGCTTCTGTCTCCTGGAGTTCCACGGCCGGGGCTATGACGCGCTCGCCGACCCCTGA
- a CDS encoding RCC1 domain-containing protein, which translates to MKSSRMLWVLLGLLLLAPGLGCVDFEQEGVGFCEKRPGQCVPSIEDVVQESAQPSGHISFRVTAKDGAAERLAFKWEASIGTLETVRTTSTSSVVLWKSPACLPMIQPGTVSVSVENSHGEVSKEFKVSVAACPKPTPTFPLTPTPSISSLGHHSLALSSIGLILRAWGANESGQLGDGTVQGRTSPWMLSIPGKVAAISSGYGHSLALRDDGTVWAWGSNDYGQLGLGGGGAQTMPVQIPALGEIVSLSAGASHSLALGQNGTVWAWGSNDYGQLGDGALTIRQSPMVVNLRNNVSGIASLAAGWSYSMALCYNGDVWVWGYDFSRMSPTPSGSHFPDKVYGLPGIVAIAAGRRHALALSFDGTVWAWGNNDSGQLGLGGHGFQSSPKRIPGLSKIRAIAAGSDFSIALGSQGEVWAWGLNVSGQMGDGTTSPRDVPAKVPGLAPVSFVAAGERHVSAMNSNGVFWTWGDDGVGGVRLSPERVSIP; encoded by the coding sequence GTGAAGAGTTCGCGGATGCTTTGGGTGCTGCTTGGTCTCTTGTTGCTTGCCCCTGGATTGGGCTGCGTGGATTTCGAGCAGGAGGGGGTGGGCTTCTGCGAGAAGCGGCCTGGCCAGTGCGTTCCTTCCATCGAGGATGTTGTTCAGGAGTCCGCTCAGCCGTCCGGTCATATCTCCTTTCGTGTCACGGCGAAGGACGGAGCAGCCGAACGGCTCGCATTCAAATGGGAGGCTAGCATCGGAACCCTGGAGACGGTTAGGACTACGAGTACCTCCAGTGTGGTGCTCTGGAAATCTCCCGCATGTTTGCCAATGATTCAGCCAGGAACTGTTTCCGTTTCCGTTGAGAACAGTCATGGTGAGGTATCGAAGGAATTCAAGGTGTCAGTTGCGGCTTGCCCGAAGCCGACGCCGACATTTCCGCTCACGCCCACGCCGTCGATCTCTTCCCTTGGACACCACTCGTTGGCGTTGTCGAGCATCGGTTTGATCCTCCGGGCATGGGGCGCCAACGAATCTGGCCAACTGGGCGACGGTACGGTCCAGGGTCGCACCTCGCCCTGGATGCTTTCCATTCCGGGGAAAGTAGCTGCCATCTCTTCGGGCTATGGTCACTCGCTTGCATTGCGCGATGATGGGACAGTTTGGGCTTGGGGGAGCAACGACTACGGGCAGTTGGGACTCGGCGGAGGTGGGGCGCAAACCATGCCAGTGCAGATTCCCGCTTTGGGAGAGATCGTCTCCCTGTCCGCAGGGGCGTCTCACTCGTTGGCCCTGGGACAAAACGGGACTGTCTGGGCCTGGGGGAGCAACGATTACGGTCAGTTGGGTGATGGCGCACTTACCATCAGACAGAGCCCTATGGTGGTCAATTTGAGAAATAATGTTTCGGGTATTGCTTCTTTGGCAGCGGGATGGTCTTACTCCATGGCGCTCTGTTACAATGGAGATGTTTGGGTGTGGGGCTATGATTTTAGCAGAATGTCACCCACGCCATCCGGTTCTCATTTCCCAGATAAAGTGTACGGTTTGCCCGGGATCGTCGCAATCGCCGCTGGACGGCGTCATGCATTGGCGCTGAGCTTTGACGGGACAGTTTGGGCTTGGGGGAACAATGATTCTGGCCAGTTGGGTCTTGGGGGGCACGGCTTTCAGTCTTCGCCAAAGCGGATTCCGGGACTTAGCAAAATCCGCGCGATCGCCGCGGGTTCTGATTTCTCAATAGCCTTGGGGTCCCAGGGAGAGGTCTGGGCCTGGGGGCTCAATGTTTCTGGTCAGATGGGGGATGGAACGACGTCACCTCGGGATGTTCCCGCCAAGGTACCTGGTTTGGCCCCTGTTTCTTTTGTCGCCGCTGGCGAGCGCCATGTGTCGGCCATGAACTCTAACGGAGTTTTCTGGACTTGGGGTGACGACGGCGTCGGGGGAGTCAGACTTTCCCCAGAGCGGGTTTCAATTCCATGA
- a CDS encoding DUF3320 domain-containing protein — protein sequence MSTSAPAPTPSPVQVELLTAPTLTFAMEQSGVPLIRDVLLRNTSDTALGPTMLEVRLEPDLGEPLRVPVPPLPAGEETNLGVVDPRPPPGRLRSVIETERAQLRWTLRREDTTLAEGASDVEVLPYNHWPGARAPLGLLASFVTPNHPVIPELLQDVRRLLEQAVGDGALCGYQKRDPLHVHTQVAALYEAVQALGLGYRESPPSFEERGQKVRLPDQLLRERAGCCLDLTLFFASALEAMGLHPLLVLIEGHAFPAVWLIDERFPEGLVEDAARLRNLIALGHLLPFDSSTAVDAGRPMLDQAITVAREHLQDDARFTAALDVRVLRLDRYRPLPLRVMETPASQLATSPGEAHARIRTLLERAATTPPVTEDKPASAQVVSRFSKWKEKLLDLTLRNKLLNFRLDTQGALPLHVPDLASFEDLFSSGEPYELLPAPEEDPRDGRTAKLQRVRGTEEEVAARRLEDLGKGRLHSPLREAELWNRARNLDRTARTDLEEGGAQTLYLGIGMLRWLAEGDPTPRLAPLLLYPVAFRLDRDRQRLGLLRLPEEPLGNVTLAEKLRRDFGLDASFLTQLEPDEKGLDVAGMLRAMRSAIQSRPGWEVLDEAHVGLFTFTKFLMWKDLEDNESVLLSNPLVRHIAAAGTSAPPVQGREFHPELLDTELPAAELPCVVNADSTQMAAVASALSGRSFVLQGPPGTGKSQTITNLIAAALARGKSVLFVSEKMAALDVVHRRLEDVGLGDFCLELHSHKSNKKEVLASFGRAYERTRRTPEPPWQARSRELSTTREDLNAYVRALHHPWPLGLSLYGATSRLLFLRDAPEVRLSLPAPQELTEARFREARAEVESLASTLRAVQALGEHPWGAVRGLTWSNALEEQLERALDEARAALDGVEKTAAPLAASLALEVPASTQALRPLLELAEVLASGPVPAVALLDDAWPEVARRTQEHALALREQSSRESQLAARWKPELFTLELPSLHALFLKWARAFFLFALFFLWSARKQLAALATRGLPGNPEIEKDLSTALKVVESRPVLAAQARSLSGTLSGVPPEFMDRPEALETLDQRVLQVRALREALGVKRVQLPSDAASREVLAAQALALRTALGRLAQAEEALAGLLQARPWEPLTSPRHRESLRQQVDAWKSGLRGLRPWCLYQAQAEKLRTLGHGRFVDAMEDQGLPADTLERTFERAVLSAWTRALRDAEPVLRDFEGSTHSGRIERFRRLDGEHVSLSRQHVIASLEQKLPTGLAAAADSSEPGILARELRKKARHMALRKLLASIPQLSRRLKPCFLMSPLSVAQYLPADGRRFDLLVFDEASQIGTHDAIGAIARADQVIVVGDSKQLPPTTFFTRGEDTEAVPDENDVLELESILEEALAKQLPQQMLGWHYRSRHDSLIDFSNRQYYEGRLHVFPAARARVEDLGVKWHPVPDGVYQSRTSGKTAAINPREARVLVDELVQTLRRHAPHERTFGVVTFSVVQQQLILELLDAERARFPEIEPHFSSAEPVFVKNLENVQGDERDEIFFSICYAKDDTGKLRMHFGPLSRAGGERRLNVAITRARCCLRVFSTLTHDQIDLTRTAAVGARHLREFLRKAAEAAAPVAHAAERKPEGALEAEVAEALRGLGHTVHADVGSGGYRVDLAVAHPERPGEYVLGVECDGPHYRSAASARDRDRLRAEVLQGLGWRLHRVWSSDWATNREAQVKALGTAVRDALEASNQPAAPPPPAPVPVTEAAPAEEAPPEPLALQDEARAVRPYVPTKLPPVKAGTDFFAPTASARLREQIHLVLEQEGPVHEELLARRLLESWGLQKLTPRVRQRIEEQVAELTKRGAVIERGDFLWSGANGPERYTDFRGAHPEREAAQLPTEEVANAAAWVLSQALSLGQEDLLRATGKLFGVQRLTRTVLPVLQGGLALLASQGRCVVEDERVVWKG from the coding sequence ATGTCGACTTCCGCACCCGCCCCGACGCCGTCCCCGGTCCAGGTCGAACTGCTCACCGCGCCCACGCTCACCTTCGCCATGGAGCAGAGCGGCGTGCCGCTCATCCGGGACGTGCTCCTGCGCAACACGAGCGACACGGCGCTCGGCCCCACCATGCTCGAGGTGCGGCTGGAGCCGGACCTGGGCGAGCCCCTCCGGGTACCCGTCCCCCCGCTGCCCGCGGGAGAGGAGACGAACCTCGGGGTGGTGGATCCCCGCCCGCCCCCGGGGCGGCTGCGCTCCGTCATCGAGACCGAGCGCGCCCAACTGCGCTGGACGCTGCGCCGGGAGGACACGACGCTCGCCGAGGGCGCGTCGGACGTGGAGGTGCTGCCCTACAACCACTGGCCCGGGGCACGCGCGCCGTTGGGGCTGCTGGCCTCCTTCGTCACGCCCAACCACCCCGTCATCCCCGAGCTGCTCCAAGACGTGCGGCGGCTGCTCGAACAGGCGGTGGGCGACGGCGCCCTGTGTGGCTACCAGAAGCGAGACCCCCTGCACGTGCACACCCAGGTGGCGGCCCTCTACGAGGCGGTGCAGGCCCTGGGGCTCGGCTACCGGGAGAGTCCCCCGAGCTTCGAGGAGCGGGGCCAGAAGGTGCGCCTGCCGGATCAGCTCCTGCGCGAGCGCGCGGGGTGCTGCCTGGACCTGACGCTCTTCTTCGCCTCGGCGCTCGAGGCCATGGGCCTGCACCCGCTGCTCGTCCTCATCGAGGGTCATGCCTTTCCCGCGGTGTGGCTCATCGACGAGCGCTTCCCCGAGGGCCTCGTCGAGGACGCCGCGCGCCTGCGCAACCTCATCGCGCTCGGCCACCTCCTGCCCTTCGACTCCTCCACGGCCGTGGACGCGGGCCGGCCCATGCTCGACCAGGCCATCACCGTGGCCAGGGAGCACCTCCAGGACGACGCGCGCTTCACCGCCGCGCTCGACGTGCGGGTGCTCCGGCTGGACCGCTACCGGCCCCTGCCCCTGCGCGTCATGGAGACCCCCGCGTCCCAGCTCGCGACCTCCCCCGGGGAGGCCCACGCCCGCATCCGCACCCTGCTCGAGCGCGCCGCCACCACGCCCCCCGTCACCGAGGACAAGCCCGCCTCCGCCCAGGTCGTCTCGCGCTTCAGCAAGTGGAAGGAGAAGCTGCTCGACCTCACCCTGCGCAACAAGCTGCTCAACTTCCGGCTCGACACCCAGGGCGCCCTGCCGCTGCACGTGCCGGACCTCGCGAGCTTCGAGGACCTGTTCTCCAGCGGCGAGCCCTACGAGCTGCTGCCCGCCCCCGAGGAGGACCCCCGGGACGGACGCACGGCGAAGTTGCAGCGCGTCCGGGGCACCGAGGAGGAAGTCGCCGCGCGCCGCCTGGAGGATCTGGGCAAGGGGCGGCTCCACTCGCCGCTGCGCGAGGCCGAGCTGTGGAACCGCGCGCGCAACCTGGACCGCACCGCGCGCACGGACCTGGAGGAAGGTGGAGCGCAGACGCTCTACCTGGGCATCGGCATGCTGCGCTGGCTGGCGGAGGGAGATCCGACGCCGCGGCTCGCTCCGCTGCTGCTCTACCCCGTGGCCTTCCGGCTCGACCGCGATCGCCAGCGGCTGGGCCTCTTGCGCCTGCCGGAGGAGCCGCTGGGCAACGTGACGCTCGCGGAGAAGCTGCGGCGTGACTTCGGCCTCGACGCGAGCTTCCTCACCCAGCTCGAGCCCGACGAGAAGGGCCTGGACGTGGCGGGCATGCTGCGCGCCATGCGCTCGGCCATCCAGAGCCGGCCCGGCTGGGAGGTGCTGGACGAGGCGCACGTGGGCCTCTTCACCTTCACCAAGTTCCTCATGTGGAAGGACCTGGAGGACAACGAGTCCGTCCTGCTCTCCAACCCGCTCGTGCGCCACATCGCCGCCGCGGGCACCTCGGCTCCGCCAGTGCAGGGGCGCGAGTTCCACCCCGAGCTGCTCGACACCGAGCTGCCCGCCGCCGAGCTGCCCTGCGTCGTCAACGCGGACTCCACGCAGATGGCCGCCGTGGCCTCGGCGCTCTCGGGACGCTCCTTCGTGCTCCAGGGCCCGCCCGGCACGGGCAAGTCGCAGACCATCACCAACCTCATCGCCGCCGCGCTCGCCCGGGGCAAGAGCGTCCTCTTCGTCTCCGAGAAGATGGCCGCCCTGGACGTCGTCCACCGCCGCCTCGAGGACGTGGGACTCGGCGACTTCTGCCTGGAGCTGCACAGCCACAAGAGCAACAAGAAGGAGGTGCTCGCCTCCTTCGGCCGCGCCTACGAGCGCACCCGGCGCACGCCCGAGCCTCCCTGGCAGGCACGCTCGCGCGAGCTCTCCACCACGCGCGAGGACCTCAACGCCTACGTGCGCGCGCTGCACCACCCCTGGCCGCTTGGCCTGAGCCTCTATGGCGCCACCAGCCGGCTGCTCTTCCTGCGCGATGCCCCCGAGGTGCGCCTGTCCCTGCCCGCCCCCCAGGAGCTGACCGAGGCGCGCTTCCGCGAGGCCCGCGCCGAGGTGGAGTCCCTGGCGAGCACGCTGCGCGCCGTGCAGGCACTCGGGGAGCACCCGTGGGGCGCCGTGCGCGGCCTCACCTGGTCCAACGCTCTGGAGGAGCAGCTCGAGCGCGCCCTGGACGAGGCCCGAGCCGCGCTCGACGGCGTGGAGAAGACGGCCGCGCCGCTCGCCGCCAGCCTGGCCCTCGAGGTGCCCGCCTCCACCCAGGCGCTGCGTCCGCTGCTCGAGCTGGCCGAGGTGCTCGCCAGTGGGCCCGTGCCCGCCGTGGCCCTGCTCGATGACGCCTGGCCCGAGGTGGCGCGGCGCACCCAGGAGCACGCCCTCGCCCTGCGCGAGCAGTCGTCGCGCGAGAGCCAGCTCGCCGCCCGGTGGAAGCCCGAGCTGTTCACCCTGGAGCTGCCCTCCCTGCACGCCCTCTTCCTCAAGTGGGCCCGGGCCTTCTTCCTCTTCGCCCTCTTCTTCCTGTGGAGCGCGCGCAAGCAACTGGCGGCGCTCGCCACGCGCGGCCTGCCCGGCAACCCGGAGATCGAAAAGGACCTGTCCACCGCCCTGAAGGTCGTGGAGAGCCGGCCGGTGCTCGCCGCCCAGGCCCGTTCGCTCTCGGGCACCCTGAGCGGCGTGCCCCCCGAGTTCATGGACCGCCCCGAGGCGCTCGAGACCCTCGACCAGCGCGTGCTCCAGGTACGCGCCCTGCGCGAGGCCCTGGGCGTGAAGCGCGTGCAACTGCCCTCGGACGCGGCGTCGCGCGAGGTGCTGGCCGCCCAGGCCCTGGCGCTGCGCACCGCCCTGGGGAGGCTCGCCCAGGCCGAGGAAGCCCTCGCCGGACTGCTCCAGGCGCGCCCCTGGGAGCCCCTCACCTCGCCCCGCCATCGCGAGTCGCTCCGCCAGCAGGTGGACGCGTGGAAGTCGGGCCTGCGCGGCCTGCGGCCCTGGTGCCTGTACCAGGCCCAGGCCGAGAAGCTCCGGACGCTCGGCCATGGACGGTTCGTGGACGCGATGGAGGACCAGGGCCTGCCCGCCGACACCCTGGAGCGCACCTTCGAGCGCGCGGTGCTCTCGGCCTGGACGCGGGCGCTGCGCGACGCGGAGCCCGTGCTGCGCGACTTCGAGGGCAGTACCCACTCGGGGCGCATCGAGCGCTTCCGCCGGCTCGATGGGGAGCACGTGTCGCTCTCACGCCAGCATGTCATCGCCTCGCTGGAGCAGAAGCTGCCCACGGGGCTCGCCGCCGCCGCCGACAGCTCCGAGCCCGGCATCCTCGCCCGCGAGCTGCGCAAGAAGGCGCGGCACATGGCGCTGCGCAAGCTGCTCGCCTCCATTCCCCAGCTCTCGCGGCGGCTCAAGCCCTGCTTCCTCATGAGCCCCCTGTCCGTCGCCCAGTACCTCCCGGCGGACGGGCGGCGCTTCGACCTGCTCGTCTTCGACGAGGCGTCGCAGATCGGCACCCATGACGCCATCGGCGCCATCGCCCGGGCCGATCAGGTCATCGTGGTGGGCGACTCGAAGCAGCTCCCCCCCACCACGTTCTTCACCCGCGGCGAGGACACCGAGGCCGTCCCCGACGAGAACGACGTGCTGGAGCTGGAGAGCATCCTGGAGGAGGCGCTCGCCAAGCAGTTGCCGCAACAGATGCTCGGCTGGCACTACCGCAGCCGCCACGACAGCCTCATCGACTTCAGCAACCGGCAGTACTACGAGGGCCGCCTGCACGTGTTCCCCGCCGCCCGGGCGCGCGTGGAGGACCTGGGCGTCAAGTGGCACCCCGTGCCCGACGGCGTCTACCAGTCGCGCACGAGTGGCAAGACGGCCGCCATCAATCCCCGCGAGGCCAGGGTGCTGGTGGACGAGCTGGTCCAGACGCTGCGCCGCCATGCGCCGCACGAGCGCACCTTCGGGGTGGTCACCTTCAGCGTGGTGCAGCAGCAGCTCATCCTGGAGCTGCTCGACGCCGAGCGCGCACGCTTCCCGGAGATCGAGCCCCACTTCAGCTCGGCCGAGCCGGTGTTCGTGAAGAACCTGGAGAACGTGCAGGGCGACGAGCGGGACGAGATCTTCTTCAGCATCTGCTACGCGAAGGACGACACGGGCAAGCTGCGCATGCACTTCGGCCCGCTGAGCCGCGCGGGTGGAGAGCGGCGGCTGAACGTGGCCATCACCCGCGCGCGCTGCTGCCTGCGGGTGTTCTCCACGCTGACGCACGATCAGATCGATCTCACGCGCACGGCGGCCGTGGGAGCGCGCCACCTGCGCGAGTTCCTGCGCAAGGCGGCCGAGGCGGCGGCCCCGGTGGCCCACGCGGCCGAGCGCAAGCCCGAGGGCGCGCTGGAAGCCGAGGTGGCCGAGGCGCTGCGGGGCCTGGGCCACACGGTGCACGCGGACGTGGGCAGCGGGGGCTACCGGGTGGACCTCGCGGTGGCGCACCCCGAGCGGCCGGGCGAGTACGTGCTGGGAGTGGAGTGTGATGGGCCGCACTACCGCTCGGCGGCGAGCGCGCGGGACCGGGACAGGCTGCGCGCGGAGGTGCTCCAGGGGCTCGGCTGGCGGCTGCACCGCGTGTGGTCCTCCGACTGGGCCACGAACCGCGAGGCCCAGGTGAAGGCGCTCGGGACGGCGGTGCGGGACGCGTTGGAGGCCAGCAACCAGCCCGCGGCGCCACCGCCTCCCGCGCCCGTGCCAGTCACCGAGGCGGCGCCCGCCGAGGAGGCTCCGCCCGAGCCACTGGCGCTCCAGGACGAGGCCCGGGCCGTGCGGCCCTACGTGCCCACGAAGCTGCCGCCGGTGAAGGCCGGCACGGACTTCTTCGCGCCCACGGCCTCCGCGCGCCTGCGCGAGCAGATCCACCTGGTGTTGGAGCAGGAGGGGCCGGTGCACGAGGAGCTGCTCGCGCGGCGGCTCTTGGAGTCCTGGGGGCTGCAGAAGCTGACGCCGCGGGTGCGCCAGCGCATCGAGGAGCAGGTGGCGGAGCTGACGAAGCGGGGGGCGGTGATCGAACGGGGAGACTTCCTCTGGTCGGGAGCCAACGGCCCCGAGCGCTACACGGACTTCCGGGGAGCGCACCCCGAGCGCGAGGCGGCACAACTACCCACCGAGGAGGTGGCCAACGCGGCGGCCTGGGTGCTGTCACAGGCGCTGTCGCTCGGCCAGGAGGATCTGCTGCGCGCGACGGGCAAGCTCTTCGGGGTGCAGCGGCTCACGCGCACGGTGCTGCCGGTGTTGCAGGGGGGCCTGGCGCTGCTCGCGAGCCAGGGCCGGTGCGTGGTGGAGGACGAACGCGTGGTGTGGAAGGGTTAG
- a CDS encoding glycoside hydrolase family 3 N-terminal domain-containing protein, with protein MPAVPALLLTLFLATGAGATPPRPPAFPERAPDEARVERVLGSLSLRDKVGQLLLAYPQVGKDTPVEVGGVLFVGGTLRKPDSARERIRSSRERARVPPFFAVDIEGGGFNRLSRHASLKELPLARDMASLEDAQVEDWGRRVGEVMRQVGLNMNLAPVFDVAPSGHMFRNGRAFSGEPEVVQRKATAFARGLARAGVVSIGKHFPGYGDLDADSDHVHALADWSQERVRREASAFRAADRFLGGVMLSNIVYTAFGPAPAILEPSLVALAHEGGGLSVTDDVAIQALAAHLGTTREEVVRRAFLAGNDLILTTEPPDWSGGLDYFGILTELVGTDEERLGRLDAAVRRVLRLKDRMGLLDGR; from the coding sequence ATGCCCGCCGTCCCGGCCCTCCTGCTCACCCTGTTCCTGGCCACCGGCGCCGGAGCCACGCCCCCTCGCCCCCCCGCCTTCCCCGAGCGCGCGCCCGATGAGGCCCGCGTGGAGCGCGTGCTCGGCTCCCTGTCGCTCCGGGACAAGGTGGGGCAGTTGCTCCTCGCCTACCCCCAGGTGGGCAAGGACACCCCCGTCGAGGTGGGCGGCGTGCTGTTCGTGGGCGGCACCCTGCGCAAGCCCGACTCGGCCCGGGAGCGCATCCGCTCGTCCCGGGAGCGCGCCCGCGTGCCTCCCTTCTTCGCCGTGGACATCGAGGGCGGCGGCTTCAACCGCCTCTCCCGGCACGCCTCGCTCAAGGAGCTTCCCCTGGCTCGGGACATGGCCTCCCTGGAGGACGCCCAGGTGGAGGACTGGGGCCGGCGCGTGGGCGAGGTCATGCGCCAGGTGGGCCTCAATATGAACCTGGCCCCCGTGTTCGACGTGGCCCCCTCCGGGCACATGTTCCGCAACGGGCGCGCCTTCTCCGGCGAGCCCGAGGTCGTCCAGCGCAAGGCCACCGCCTTCGCCCGCGGCCTCGCCCGCGCCGGCGTGGTCTCCATCGGCAAGCACTTCCCGGGCTATGGGGACCTCGACGCGGACTCAGACCATGTGCACGCCCTCGCCGACTGGAGCCAGGAGCGTGTGCGCCGCGAGGCCTCGGCGTTCCGCGCCGCGGACCGGTTCCTCGGCGGGGTGATGCTGTCGAACATCGTCTACACCGCGTTCGGCCCGGCCCCCGCCATCCTCGAGCCCTCGCTCGTCGCGCTGGCCCACGAGGGCGGTGGCCTCTCGGTGACGGACGACGTGGCCATCCAGGCCCTCGCCGCGCACCTGGGCACCACCCGCGAGGAGGTGGTGCGGCGCGCCTTCCTCGCGGGCAACGATCTCATCCTCACCACCGAGCCCCCCGACTGGTCCGGCGGCCTGGACTACTTCGGCATCCTCACGGAGCTGGTGGGGACGGACGAGGAGCGGCTCGGACGCCTGGACGCCGCGGTACGGCGGGTGCTGCGCCTCAAGGACCGGATGGGGCTCTTGGACGGACGCTGA